The Polyodon spathula isolate WHYD16114869_AA unplaced genomic scaffold, ASM1765450v1 scaffolds_886, whole genome shotgun sequence genome includes a window with the following:
- the trip10a gene encoding cdc42-interacting protein 4 homolog has protein sequence MLGDQYEIIDKHTQWGLDLVEKYVKFVKERTEIEQTYARQLRGLVKKYSPKRGTKEDQECKFSHSQSFVDILNEMNDYAGQREVVAENMMMNICIELTKYSQDIKQERKMFLLEGKKAQHHLECSFKQLESSKRKFEREWREAEKAVLNAERLDQDINATKADVEKAKQQAHLRTHVAEECKNEYAAQLQKYNKDQNSFYFTDMPQIYNKLQDMDERRVKKLREGYRTFAETERRVMPIIGKCLDGITKAADNANEKKDSLILIELHKSGFQRPEDVEFEDYSQAINRATSESSLGTPKAPSDLRLVSRNKSKLWPFSKNKKLPAPPLLPLTPHSLAANGPPSPKFSRDPLSYCLNEINKTVKPRISSFRSLKRATAFTEDFSHLPPEQRRKKLQQKIEELNKERQKEVDQREALDKMKDVYQKNPQMGDPNSLEPQISQTSNNIERLQAERHKYESWLADAEGRLAHRSETMPYTVHRESAPSLNNNNGSHSKDSPESAHSDDSNQDSSSQPIYAEFEDDFEDEDSVLPIGQCTAVFPFDGSSEGTISMGEGEVFSVVEEDKGDGWTRVRRANGDEGYVPTSYVKIALHRK, from the exons ATGTTGGGG GACCAGTATGAGATCATTGATAAGCACACGCAATGGGGTCTGGATCTGGTCGAGAAGTACGTCAAGTTTGTGAAGGAACGGACAGAGATCGAGCAGACCTACGCCAGACAGCTCAG GGGTCTGGTGAAGAAGTACAGTCCGAAACGTGGCACCAAAGAAGACCAGGAATGCAA GTTCAGTCACTCCCAGTCCTTCGTGGACATCCTGAATGAGATGAACGACTATGCCGGCCAGAGGGAGGTCGTAGCGGAGAATATGATGATGAACATCTGCATTGAGCTCACCAAGTACTCTCAGGATATCAAACAGGAGCGCAAGATG TTTCTTTTGGAAGGAAAGAAAGCCCAGCATCATTTGGAGTGCAGTTTTAAACAGCTGGAAAGC AGCAAGCGCAAGTTTGAGCGAGAGTGGAGAGAAGCAGAGAAGGCCGTCCTGAATGCAGAGAGGCTTGACCAGGACATCAATGCAACAAAGGCAGACGTGGAGAAG gCAAAACAGCAAGCCCACCTGCGGACTCACGTTGCAGAAGAATGCAAGAACGAATACGCAGCGCAGCTCCAGAAATACAACAAGGATCAGAACTCCTTCTACTTCACCGACATGCCTCAGATTTACAAT AAGCTGCAGGACATGGACGAGCGCCGTGTGAAGAAGCTCAGGGAGGGGTATCGCACCTTTGCCGAGACGGAGCGGCGCGTCATGCCAATCATCGGGAAGTGCCTGGATGGCATCACCAAGGCTGCCGACAACGCCAACGAGAAGAAA GATTCCCTGATATTGATTGAGCTGCACAAGTCCGGGTTCCAGCGGCCGGAGGACGTGGAGTTCGAGGATTACAGCCAGGCCATCAACCGGGCGACCTCCGAGAGCAGCCTGGGTACCCCCAAAGCCCCCTCGGACCTGCGCCTCGTCAGCAGGAACAAGTCCAAGCTGTGGCCATTcagcaagaacaaaaag cTCCCTGCCCCTCCTCTGTTGCCCCTCACCCCTCACTCCTTGGCCGCTAACGGACCCCCGTCCCCCAAGTTCAGCCGGGATCCGCTGTCTTACTGTCTCAACGAGATCAATAAGACGGTCAAACCCCGCATCTCGTCCTTTCGCAGCCTCAAGAGAGCG actgCGTTTACAGAGGATTTCAGCCACCTGCCCCCAGAACAGAGGAGGAAGAAACTGCAGCAGAAGATTGAGGAATTAAACAAGGAGAGGCAGAAAGAAGTGGATCAGAG AGAGGCTCTGGATAAAATGAAAGACGTCTATCAGAAGAACCCCCAGATGGGAGACCCCAACAGCCTGGAACCCCAGATCAGCCAGACTTCCAACAACATCGAGAGACTGCAAGCGGAGCGGCACAAATATGAG TCGTGGCTAGCGGACGCGGAGGGGCGTCTGGCACATCGCAGCGAGACGATGCCATACACAGTTCACCGAGAGAGTGCACCATCCCTCAACAACAACAATGGATCACACAGCAAGGACAG cccTGAGTCGGCCCACTCTGACGACAGTAATCAAGACAGCTCCTCCCAGCCCATCTACGCGGAGTTCGAGGATGACTTTGAGGATGAAGACTCTGTCCTGCCTATCGGGCAGTGCACAGCCGTCTTCCCCTTTGACG GCTCCAGTGAAGGGACCATCTCAATGGGGGAAGGAGAGGTCTTTAGTGTCGTTGAGGAGGACAAAGGGGACGGCTGGACCCGGGTGCGGAGAGCCAACGGGGACGAGGGCTACGTCCCCACATCCTACGTCAAAATTGCCCTGCACAGGAAGTGA